A section of the Streptomyces sp. V3I8 genome encodes:
- a CDS encoding DUF4191 domain-containing protein, translated as MARKEPAADAANPGRLKQIAQTYKMTRKADKKIGLVLAAVGIVTLGVFLAIGFLIGHPIYLGILGLLLAFLATAIVFGRRAERAAFGQMEGQPGAAAAVLDNIGRGWTTTPAVAMNRSQDVVHRAVGKAGIVLVAEGNPNRVKSLLAAEKKKMARIVADVPVHDILVGTGEGQVELKKLRTTMVKLPRVLTGPQVTATNDRLRALGDLMSNMPLPKGPMPKGMRMPRGGKMR; from the coding sequence ATGGCGAGGAAGGAACCCGCAGCGGACGCTGCGAACCCCGGGCGACTCAAGCAGATCGCTCAGACTTACAAGATGACCCGCAAGGCCGACAAAAAAATCGGTCTTGTACTCGCGGCTGTCGGAATCGTCACCCTTGGTGTCTTCCTCGCGATCGGCTTCCTGATCGGTCACCCGATCTATCTCGGCATTCTCGGACTCCTGCTCGCCTTCCTCGCGACGGCGATCGTCTTCGGGCGCCGAGCCGAGCGTGCGGCCTTCGGGCAGATGGAGGGCCAGCCGGGCGCGGCGGCGGCGGTGCTCGACAACATCGGGCGCGGCTGGACGACGACCCCGGCCGTGGCGATGAACCGCAGCCAGGACGTGGTCCACCGGGCCGTCGGCAAGGCCGGCATCGTGCTGGTGGCCGAGGGCAACCCGAACCGGGTGAAGAGCCTGCTGGCCGCCGAGAAGAAAAAGATGGCCCGCATCGTCGCGGACGTGCCGGTGCACGACATCCTCGTCGGCACGGGCGAGGGCCAGGTGGAGCTGAAGAAGCTCCGCACGACGATGGTGAAGCTCCCGCGGGTGCTGACCGGCCCGCAGGTCACCGCGACCAACGACCGGCTGCGCGCCCTGGGCGACCTGATGAGCAACATGCCGCTCCCCAAGGGTCCGATGCCCAAGGGAATGCGCATGCCGCGCGGCGGAAAGATGCGCTGA
- a CDS encoding RDD family protein has translation MDNRQAIGSWLSGPRAAAEDAGADFGYRGEQLGLPESGPGSIARPGRRLGALAVDWALCTLIAYGLITDGYGQATGNWALLVFFVLSVLTVGTIGFTPGKRLFGLRVVALDTGTVNPLRVLVRTVLLCLALPALIWDRDGRGLHDRLARTVEVRAA, from the coding sequence GTGGACAACAGGCAAGCAATCGGATCGTGGCTCTCCGGACCCCGCGCGGCCGCGGAGGACGCCGGTGCCGACTTCGGATACCGCGGGGAGCAGCTGGGCTTGCCCGAGTCGGGCCCCGGCTCGATCGCGCGTCCCGGCAGGCGCCTGGGCGCCCTCGCCGTGGACTGGGCGCTGTGCACCTTGATCGCATACGGCCTGATCACCGACGGCTACGGCCAGGCGACCGGGAACTGGGCACTGCTCGTCTTCTTCGTGCTGAGCGTCCTGACCGTCGGCACGATCGGCTTCACCCCCGGCAAGCGCCTGTTCGGCCTGCGGGTCGTCGCCCTGGACACCGGCACGGTCAACCCGCTGCGCGTCCTGGTGCGCACGGTCCTGCTGTGCCTCGCCCTGCCGGCGCTGATCTGGGACCGCGACGGGCGCGGACTGCACGACCGGCTGGCCCGCACGGTCGAGGTCAGGGCGGCCTAG
- a CDS encoding MarP family serine protease: MDLLDILLLFVVLAYAASGYRRGLVAGCVSLAGFVGGAVIGVWVLPWVMDLVEAGSTAATVTAVLTVLLPAAVGHELAGRLALKLRRELDRGSLRVVDGVGGAAANTVSVLLVAWVAASVLGASASPVVTSAIRDSALLGAVQDTMPDTTPAWFSRATSALTEAGFPQVFNPFENEPTAEVAEPSGDSVTAAAKQASVRSTVKVEGAVGTQGREGSGFVYAAERVMTNAHVVAGIDDPTVRVGGTGRAYEAEVVLFDPQKDVAVLDVPGLKAPVLSFDTSAERGDAAVVAGYPQDGGLDLQAATVANKIDARGQNIYGSDPVTREIYSIRSTVRPGNSGGPLLTTDGKVYGVVFARSTSDADTGYVLTADEVADDAARAARSSTPVDTGDLVTS, encoded by the coding sequence GTGGACCTGCTCGACATCCTGCTGCTGTTCGTCGTCCTGGCCTACGCGGCGTCCGGCTACCGCCGCGGCCTGGTCGCGGGCTGCGTCTCGCTGGCCGGTTTCGTGGGCGGTGCCGTCATCGGCGTGTGGGTGCTGCCCTGGGTGATGGACCTGGTGGAGGCGGGGAGCACGGCCGCGACGGTCACGGCGGTGCTGACGGTGCTGCTGCCCGCGGCCGTGGGCCACGAGCTGGCGGGGCGGCTGGCGCTGAAGCTGCGCCGCGAGCTGGACCGGGGCTCCCTGCGGGTGGTCGACGGGGTGGGCGGGGCCGCGGCGAACACGGTCTCCGTGCTGCTCGTGGCGTGGGTGGCGGCGAGCGTCCTCGGCGCGTCCGCCTCGCCCGTCGTCACCTCGGCCATCCGCGACTCCGCGCTGCTCGGCGCGGTGCAGGACACGATGCCCGACACGACCCCGGCCTGGTTCTCCCGCGCCACCTCGGCGCTCACCGAGGCCGGCTTCCCGCAGGTCTTCAACCCCTTCGAGAACGAGCCGACGGCCGAGGTCGCCGAGCCCTCAGGGGACAGTGTCACCGCGGCCGCGAAGCAGGCCTCGGTGCGCTCCACGGTGAAGGTCGAGGGCGCCGTCGGCACCCAGGGCCGCGAGGGCAGCGGGTTCGTGTACGCGGCGGAGCGGGTGATGACCAACGCCCACGTGGTGGCGGGCATCGACGACCCGACCGTGCGGGTGGGCGGCACGGGCCGGGCGTACGAGGCCGAGGTCGTCCTCTTCGACCCGCAGAAGGACGTGGCCGTGCTCGACGTGCCGGGGCTGAAGGCGCCCGTGCTGTCCTTCGACACGAGTGCGGAACGGGGCGACGCGGCGGTGGTCGCGGGCTACCCGCAGGACGGCGGCCTCGACCTCCAGGCGGCCACGGTCGCGAACAAGATCGACGCCCGGGGCCAGAACATCTACGGCTCCGACCCCGTCACCCGTGAGATCTACTCGATCCGCTCCACGGTCCGCCCCGGCAACTCCGGCGGACCTCTGCTCACCACCGACGGCAAGGTCTACGGCGTCGTCTTCGCGCGCTCCACGAGCGATGCCGACACCGGGTACGTCCTGACCGCCGACGAGGTCGCGGACGACGCCGCGCGTGCGGCGAGGTCCTCCACGCCGGTGGACACGGGCGACCTCGTGACGTCCTGA
- a CDS encoding regulator, giving the protein MSERPAQRTPNRQLAALIAEAGFSNAGLARRVDQLGLEHGLDLRYDKTSVTRWLRGQQPRGTTPALIAEVFTRRLGRRLSAQDLGLDACAPVYAGLEFAATPEEAVDIVGGLWRKDSGSHAELRKIAFTPAGLVVPSRDWLIGRADDRVGHGDPGVARIPVQARPPSARLPAVPEQARPPSRQRAVTERGPGQRVTAGDIAALRSVGELFRTLDNTYGGGHARQALVRYLEHELEPMLRGTYGEQAGRRLFAAAADLTRLAGWTSYDIAAHGLAQRYFVQALRLSQAAADRAYGSYVLVTMSRQAVYLGHGREAVQLARVAQQGVGSSAPPVVQALLYAVEARGHGVLGEVRAATASLVRAERALETARPGDEVPYWARFFDEAQLADEFGHCHRDLQQYRAAAQHAERSLQLRAPVYARSRLFCRVVLASARLGLGELDQACQLGAEAATQASEMRSVRAVEYVRDFERRLEPYRDAAPVRGYRDKVAALH; this is encoded by the coding sequence ATGTCGGAACGACCCGCGCAGCGCACCCCCAACCGTCAGCTCGCCGCACTTATCGCAGAAGCGGGGTTCTCCAACGCGGGGCTCGCCCGTCGAGTGGACCAACTCGGCCTCGAACACGGTCTCGACCTGAGATACGACAAGACATCGGTGACCCGGTGGCTGCGCGGACAGCAGCCCCGGGGCACCACACCGGCCCTGATCGCCGAGGTGTTCACCCGCCGCCTCGGCCGCCGGCTCAGCGCGCAGGACCTCGGACTCGACGCCTGCGCGCCCGTGTACGCGGGCCTCGAGTTCGCCGCCACGCCCGAGGAGGCCGTCGACATCGTCGGCGGACTGTGGCGCAAGGACTCGGGCAGCCACGCCGAACTGCGCAAGATCGCGTTCACCCCGGCCGGCCTCGTCGTACCCAGCCGGGACTGGCTGATCGGCCGCGCCGACGACCGGGTGGGCCACGGCGACCCCGGTGTCGCGCGCATCCCCGTACAGGCCCGCCCGCCCTCGGCCCGGCTGCCCGCCGTGCCCGAGCAGGCCCGGCCCCCGTCCCGGCAGCGCGCGGTCACCGAGCGCGGCCCCGGGCAGCGGGTGACCGCGGGCGACATCGCGGCCCTGCGGTCGGTGGGCGAGCTGTTCCGCACGCTCGACAACACCTACGGCGGAGGGCACGCCCGGCAGGCCCTCGTGCGGTACCTGGAGCACGAACTGGAACCGATGCTGCGCGGCACGTACGGCGAGCAGGCCGGACGCCGCCTGTTCGCCGCGGCGGCCGATCTGACCCGGCTCGCGGGCTGGACCTCGTACGACATCGCCGCGCACGGGCTCGCGCAGCGGTACTTCGTGCAGGCGCTGCGGCTCTCGCAGGCGGCGGCGGACCGGGCGTACGGCTCCTACGTGCTCGTGACGATGAGCCGGCAGGCCGTCTACCTCGGACACGGGCGGGAGGCGGTGCAGCTGGCCCGGGTCGCCCAGCAGGGCGTCGGCTCCTCCGCGCCGCCCGTCGTCCAGGCGCTGCTGTACGCGGTCGAGGCACGGGGCCACGGGGTGCTGGGCGAGGTGCGGGCGGCCACGGCCTCGCTGGTGCGGGCCGAGCGGGCGCTGGAGACCGCCCGGCCGGGGGACGAGGTCCCGTACTGGGCGCGGTTCTTCGACGAGGCGCAGCTCGCGGACGAGTTCGGGCACTGCCACCGGGATCTGCAGCAGTACCGGGCGGCCGCCCAGCACGCCGAGCGCTCGCTGCAGTTGCGCGCGCCCGTGTACGCGCGCAGCCGGCTCTTCTGCCGGGTGGTCCTCGCCTCGGCGCGGCTCGGGCTCGGGGAGCTCGACCAGGCCTGCCAGCTGGGGGCCGAGGCGGCGACGCAGGCGTCCGAGATGCGGTCGGTCCGGGCGGTGGAGTACGTGCGGGACTTCGAGCGGCGGCTGGAGCCGTACCGGGACGCGGCGCCCGTGCGGGGGTATCGCGACAAGGTCGCGGCTCTTCACTGA
- a CDS encoding NAD(P)/FAD-dependent oxidoreductase has protein sequence MLEPAAQADVVVVGAGVAGLSAAHRLNSAGVTTVVLEAAPEVGGRTTTEKVDGFRLDRLGRLLFTSYPELRSAPGLEALVLRPFAPGVLVHAEGRVHRSGEPASAGGTRGALDAARAFVSPLRRARQTAPAAAPPLSRAFPPLGGPLDQARLAAVLGRIATVAPERILARPERPAGRALAARGIPARTVEGFLRPLLAALLCDPDLTTSSRCADLALRSFAAGRLCVPEGGADALPELLAAALPAGTVRTGVRVTSVSTTSVTTAEHGELRCRAVLVATGARAAADLLPGLRVPPFHAVTVVHHTADEPPLTDPALLLDADRRGPVAHTAVISQVDPSRAPAGRALISSTVLGAPPADPDRAVRAHLAALYGTATRRWELLAVHHTRDAVPAMPPPHDLRRPVRLLAGLYVCGDHRDTGTVQGALRSAHRAATALLTDLGVTASPAAPRSPARTAA, from the coding sequence GTGCTTGAGCCCGCTGCGCAGGCGGACGTCGTCGTGGTGGGGGCCGGAGTCGCGGGACTCTCGGCCGCCCACAGGCTGAACAGCGCAGGTGTGACGACCGTCGTCCTGGAGGCCGCCCCCGAGGTGGGCGGCCGTACGACGACCGAGAAGGTCGACGGCTTCCGCCTCGACCGCCTCGGCCGGCTCCTCTTCACGTCGTACCCCGAACTGCGGTCGGCCCCGGGCCTGGAGGCCCTCGTGCTGCGGCCGTTCGCCCCCGGTGTCCTCGTGCACGCCGAGGGGCGTGTGCACCGGTCGGGTGAGCCCGCGAGCGCCGGGGGCACAAGGGGCGCACTCGATGCGGCGCGCGCCTTCGTGAGCCCCCTGCGCAGGGCCAGGCAGACCGCTCCGGCCGCCGCCCCGCCCCTGTCACGGGCGTTTCCGCCCCTCGGGGGCCCGCTCGACCAGGCCCGGCTGGCCGCGGTCCTCGGCCGGATCGCGACGGTCGCCCCGGAACGGATCCTGGCCCGCCCCGAGCGGCCGGCCGGACGGGCGCTCGCGGCGCGCGGCATACCCGCCCGTACCGTCGAGGGCTTCCTGCGCCCGCTGCTGGCGGCGCTGCTCTGCGACCCGGACCTGACGACGTCCAGCCGGTGCGCCGACCTCGCGCTCCGGTCCTTCGCCGCGGGCCGCCTGTGCGTTCCCGAGGGCGGCGCCGACGCCCTGCCGGAGCTGCTCGCGGCCGCACTGCCGGCCGGGACGGTCCGTACCGGGGTGCGGGTGACCTCGGTCTCGACCACGTCGGTGACGACGGCCGAGCACGGTGAACTGCGGTGCCGGGCCGTCCTGGTGGCGACCGGCGCCCGCGCCGCCGCCGACCTGCTGCCCGGCCTGCGGGTGCCGCCGTTCCACGCGGTGACGGTGGTGCACCACACGGCGGACGAGCCGCCCCTGACGGACCCGGCGCTGCTGCTGGACGCGGACCGCCGGGGCCCGGTGGCCCACACCGCGGTGATCAGCCAGGTCGATCCGTCCCGCGCCCCCGCGGGACGCGCCCTGATCTCGTCGACGGTCCTGGGCGCCCCGCCCGCGGACCCGGACCGGGCGGTACGCGCGCACCTGGCCGCCCTCTACGGCACCGCCACGCGCCGCTGGGAGCTGCTCGCGGTGCACCACACGCGCGACGCGGTGCCGGCGATGCCGCCGCCGCACGACCTGCGCCGCCCGGTCCGCCTGCTGGCGGGCCTGTACGTCTGCGGCGACCACCGCGACACCGGCACGGTCCAGGGCGCCCTGCGCTCGGCCCACCGGGCGGCCACGGCCCTCCTGACGGACCTGGGCGTCACGGCGTCCCCCGCCGCACCCCGCTCACCGGCCCGCACGGCCGCGTAG
- the lipA gene encoding lipoyl synthase, whose translation MSAVAPDGRKMLRLEVRNAQTPIERKPEWIKTRAKMGPEYTKMQNLVKSEGLHTVCQEAGCPNIYECWEDREATFLIGGDQCTRRCDFCQIDTGKPEALDRDEPRRVGESVVTMDLNYATITGVARDDLADGGAWLYAETVRQIHRQTADRAEGRTKVELLAPDFNAEPAQLAEVFSSRPEVFAHNVETVPRIFKRIRPGFRYERSLKVITEARDYGLVTKSNLILGMGETREEVSEALRQLHEAGCELVTITQYLRPSVRHHPVERWVKPHEFVELKDEADQIGFSGVMSGPLVRSSYRAGRLYQMAIEKRGSYVASQAV comes from the coding sequence GTGTCCGCAGTCGCACCCGACGGACGCAAGATGCTGCGCCTGGAGGTCCGGAACGCCCAGACCCCCATCGAGCGCAAGCCCGAGTGGATCAAGACCCGGGCGAAAATGGGTCCCGAATACACGAAGATGCAGAACCTCGTGAAGAGCGAGGGCCTGCACACCGTCTGCCAGGAGGCGGGCTGTCCCAACATCTACGAGTGCTGGGAGGACCGCGAGGCCACGTTCCTCATCGGCGGCGACCAGTGCACGAGGCGCTGCGACTTCTGCCAGATCGACACCGGCAAGCCCGAGGCGCTGGACCGCGACGAGCCCCGCCGCGTGGGTGAGTCCGTGGTCACCATGGACCTGAACTACGCGACGATCACCGGCGTCGCCCGCGACGACCTGGCCGACGGGGGCGCCTGGCTGTACGCGGAGACGGTCCGCCAGATCCACCGGCAGACCGCGGACCGCGCCGAGGGCCGGACCAAGGTCGAGCTGCTTGCCCCGGACTTCAACGCCGAGCCGGCCCAGCTCGCCGAGGTCTTCTCCTCGCGCCCTGAGGTCTTCGCGCACAACGTGGAGACGGTCCCCCGCATCTTCAAGCGCATCCGCCCGGGCTTCCGCTACGAGCGTTCGCTGAAGGTCATCACGGAGGCCCGCGACTACGGTCTGGTCACGAAGTCGAACCTGATCCTCGGCATGGGCGAGACCCGCGAAGAGGTCAGCGAGGCCCTGCGCCAGCTGCACGAGGCCGGCTGCGAGCTGGTCACCATCACGCAGTACCTGCGCCCGTCCGTGCGTCACCACCCCGTCGAGCGCTGGGTGAAGCCGCACGAGTTCGTGGAGCTGAAGGACGAGGCCGACCAGATCGGCTTCTCCGGAGTCATGTCGGGCCCGCTGGTCCGTTCCTCGTACCGGGCCGGCCGCCTCTACCAGATGGCGATCGAGAAGCGCGGTTCGTACGTCGCCTCGCAGGCCGTCTGA
- the lipB gene encoding lipoyl(octanoyl) transferase LipB produces the protein MSELRFVRMGFGADAVEYREAWDEQRRVHTARFQDEIPDTCLLLEHPPVYTAGRRTADSERPLDGTPVVDVDRGGKITWHGPGQLVGYPIQKLPRPVDVVAHLRRLEDAVIRVCAEFGVGTSRVEGRAGVWVLGDPVDRRPALGGLTPGLDPRLADEEFDPRLNGPEYAPSNAGQRREDRKICAVGIRVAKGVTMHGFALNVNPDVSSFDKIIPCGIRDAGVTSLAHELGRDLGIAEVLPVAERHLADVLGNAELKPREVERAAG, from the coding sequence GTGAGTGAGCTGCGGTTCGTCCGCATGGGTTTCGGTGCGGACGCCGTCGAGTACCGGGAGGCCTGGGACGAGCAGCGCCGTGTCCACACGGCCCGCTTCCAGGACGAGATCCCCGACACCTGCCTGCTCCTCGAACATCCGCCGGTCTACACGGCGGGGCGGCGCACGGCGGACAGCGAGCGCCCTCTGGACGGCACGCCCGTCGTCGACGTGGACCGGGGCGGGAAGATCACCTGGCACGGTCCGGGGCAGCTGGTCGGCTACCCGATCCAGAAGCTGCCGCGCCCGGTGGACGTCGTCGCCCACCTGCGGCGGCTCGAGGACGCGGTGATCCGGGTCTGCGCGGAGTTCGGCGTCGGAACCAGCCGGGTGGAGGGGCGGGCCGGGGTCTGGGTCCTCGGCGACCCCGTGGACCGGCGGCCGGCGCTCGGCGGGCTCACCCCCGGCCTCGATCCGCGGCTGGCCGACGAGGAGTTCGACCCGCGGCTGAACGGGCCCGAGTACGCGCCCTCCAACGCCGGGCAGCGGCGGGAGGACCGCAAGATCTGCGCCGTGGGGATCCGGGTGGCGAAGGGGGTCACGATGCACGGGTTCGCCCTGAACGTGAACCCCGACGTGTCGAGCTTCGACAAGATCATTCCTTGCGGGATCCGGGATGCGGGGGTCACGTCGCTGGCGCACGAGCTGGGACGCGACCTGGGGATCGCGGAGGTGCTGCCCGTCGCCGAGCGGCACCTGGCGGACGTCCTGGGCAACGCGGAGCTGAAGCCGCGGGAGGTGGAGCGGGCGGCCGGGTAG
- a CDS encoding GNAT family N-acetyltransferase, with protein sequence MPEPYIRTAVPGDEEALGLLDRAVWSYLHAVGPPHRPPYEPFFNERSGPRDHLVAELDGRVVGYVRLGFPTPLASNAHVRQIQGLAVADEARGRGVGRALLRAAVAEARRRGALRITLRVLGHNTPARTLYESEGFVVEGIQPQEFLLDGAYVDDVLMGRRV encoded by the coding sequence ATGCCCGAGCCGTACATACGCACCGCGGTGCCCGGAGACGAGGAGGCGCTAGGTCTCCTCGACCGCGCCGTCTGGTCCTACCTGCACGCGGTCGGACCTCCGCACCGACCGCCGTACGAGCCGTTCTTCAACGAGCGCTCCGGGCCCCGGGACCACCTGGTCGCCGAGCTGGACGGGCGGGTCGTCGGGTACGTGCGGCTCGGATTCCCCACCCCGCTCGCCTCCAACGCGCACGTACGGCAGATCCAGGGTCTCGCCGTCGCCGACGAGGCCCGTGGCCGGGGCGTGGGCCGGGCGCTGCTCCGGGCCGCCGTCGCGGAGGCCCGCCGCCGGGGCGCGCTCCGGATCACCCTGCGCGTCCTCGGCCACAACACCCCGGCCCGCACGCTGTACGAGTCCGAGGGCTTCGTGGTCGAGGGGATCCAGCCGCAGGAGTTCCTCCTGGACGGCGCGTACGTGGACGACGTCCTCATGGGACGCAGGGTCTGA
- a CDS encoding TetR family transcriptional regulator, producing MSTKPSAATRTPSLTERRKAATQFDIARAAAELFTERGPDGTTAEEIAARAGVALRTFYRYFRNKQDAVGPLLAVGGDHWRERLAGAEPGTALPRALEAAVTETLTVPHEAKAEGLRWTRGLLRAAAEDPALRAVWYRVNRESEDRLVPVVARLAAKDADPLEIRLVAAAATDAVRIALEVWAESDAGLDGPGSPADLAVRCLRELTGGMRLLTGSQED from the coding sequence GTGAGCACCAAGCCGTCCGCAGCGACCAGGACCCCGTCGCTGACCGAGCGCCGCAAGGCGGCGACCCAGTTCGACATCGCCCGCGCCGCCGCCGAACTCTTCACCGAGCGCGGCCCGGACGGCACCACGGCCGAGGAGATCGCCGCCCGCGCCGGCGTCGCGCTGCGCACCTTCTACCGCTACTTCCGCAACAAGCAGGACGCCGTCGGCCCGCTGCTCGCGGTCGGCGGCGACCACTGGCGCGAGCGGCTCGCGGGGGCCGAGCCGGGCACCGCGCTCCCCCGGGCGCTGGAGGCGGCCGTCACCGAGACCCTGACCGTCCCGCACGAGGCCAAGGCCGAGGGTCTGCGCTGGACGCGGGGCCTGCTGCGGGCCGCCGCCGAGGACCCGGCGCTGCGGGCGGTCTGGTACCGGGTGAACCGGGAGTCCGAGGACAGGCTCGTCCCCGTGGTGGCCCGCCTGGCCGCGAAGGACGCGGATCCGCTGGAGATCCGGCTCGTCGCCGCGGCCGCCACGGACGCCGTCCGCATCGCCCTGGAGGTGTGGGCCGAGTCGGACGCAGGCCTCGACGGCCCCGGCTCCCCCGCCGACCTCGCGGTCCGCTGCCTGCGCGAACTGACCGGTGGCATGCGGCTGCTGACGGGATCTCAGGAAGACTGA
- the glnA gene encoding type I glutamate--ammonia ligase, translating to MFQNADEAKKFIKDEDVKFVDVRFCDLPGVMQHFTIPAEAFDPAEELAFDGSSIRGFQAIHESDMALRADLSTARVDSFRRDKTVNINFFIHDPITGEQYSRDPRNVAKKAEAYLASTGIADTAFFGPEAEFYVFDSVRFETKSNESFYHIDSEAGAWNTGSVENNRGYKVRYKGGYFPTPPVDHFADLRAEISLELAKSGLQVERQHHEVGTAGQAEINYKFNTLLAAADDLQLFKYIVKNVAWRNGKTATFMPKPIFGDNGSGMHIHSSLWANGDPLFYDEAGYAGLSDTARFYIGGILKHAPSLLAFTNPTVNSYHRLVPGFEAPVNLVYSQRNRSAAMRIPITGSNPKAKRVEFRAPDSSGNPYLAFSALLLAGLDGIKNKIEPAEPIDKDLYELAPEEHAGVAQVPTSLPAVLDRLEADHEFLLAGDVFTSDLIETWIDFKRTNEIAPLQLRPHPHEFELYYDV from the coding sequence ATGTTCCAGAACGCCGACGAGGCCAAGAAGTTCATCAAGGACGAGGACGTCAAGTTCGTCGACGTCCGCTTCTGCGACCTGCCGGGTGTGATGCAGCACTTCACGATCCCGGCGGAGGCCTTCGACCCGGCCGAGGAGCTCGCGTTCGACGGATCCTCGATCCGGGGCTTCCAGGCCATCCACGAGTCCGACATGGCGCTCCGCGCCGACCTGTCCACCGCGCGCGTCGACTCCTTCCGCCGCGACAAGACGGTCAACATCAACTTCTTCATCCACGACCCGATCACGGGCGAGCAGTACTCCCGCGACCCGCGCAACGTGGCCAAGAAGGCCGAGGCCTACCTGGCGTCGACCGGTATCGCCGACACCGCGTTTTTCGGCCCCGAGGCCGAGTTCTACGTGTTCGACAGCGTGCGCTTCGAGACCAAGTCGAACGAGTCGTTCTACCACATCGACTCCGAGGCCGGCGCCTGGAACACCGGCTCGGTCGAGAACAACCGCGGCTACAAGGTCCGCTACAAGGGCGGCTACTTCCCGACCCCGCCGGTCGACCACTTCGCCGACCTGCGGGCCGAGATCTCCCTGGAGCTGGCCAAGTCCGGCCTCCAGGTCGAGCGCCAGCACCACGAGGTGGGCACCGCCGGCCAGGCCGAGATCAACTACAAGTTCAACACGCTGCTCGCCGCGGCCGACGACCTGCAGCTCTTCAAGTACATCGTGAAGAACGTCGCCTGGCGCAACGGCAAGACCGCGACCTTCATGCCGAAGCCGATCTTCGGTGACAACGGCTCGGGCATGCACATCCACTCGTCGCTGTGGGCCAACGGCGACCCGCTGTTCTACGACGAGGCCGGTTACGCGGGCCTGTCGGACACGGCCCGCTTCTACATCGGCGGCATCCTCAAGCACGCCCCGTCGCTGCTGGCCTTCACCAACCCGACGGTGAACTCCTACCACCGCCTGGTCCCCGGCTTCGAGGCCCCGGTCAACCTGGTGTACTCGCAGCGCAACCGCTCCGCGGCCATGCGCATCCCGATCACCGGCTCGAACCCGAAGGCCAAGCGCGTCGAGTTCCGCGCGCCCGACTCCTCCGGCAACCCGTACCTCGCCTTCTCGGCGCTGCTGCTCGCGGGCCTGGACGGCATCAAGAACAAGATCGAGCCGGCCGAGCCGATCGACAAGGACCTCTACGAGCTGGCGCCCGAGGAGCACGCGGGTGTCGCGCAGGTCCCGACCTCGCTCCCGGCCGTCCTGGACCGTCTCGAGGCCGACCACGAGTTCCTGCTCGCGGGCGACGTGTTCACGTCCGACCTGATCGAGACGTGGATCGACTTCAAGCGCACGAACGAGATCGCGCCGCTGCAGCTGCGTCCGCACCCGCACGAGTTCGAGCTGTACTACGACGTGTGA
- a CDS encoding TIGR01777 family oxidoreductase, producing the protein MEASRIAVAGASGLIGTALVRSLTADGHEVVRLVRRTPRADDEVEWDPGRQYVDAVGLAGCDAVVNLAGAGIADHRWTDAYKRTIRDSRVLGTATLAEAVAALDRPPRVFLNGSAVGFYGDTGPRAVDESAPPAGGFLPSVCVAWEEAAAPAQEAGVRTVFARTGLVVAAKGGAWGRLFPLFRAGLGGRMGDGRQYWSYIALHDHVAALRHLLDSGSLSGPFNLTAPEPLTNAEITAAMGRVLHRPTLFAVPAPVLKAALGEMAQEVLGSQRVLPTRLLESGFTFAFPGIEETVRAALA; encoded by the coding sequence ATGGAAGCTTCGCGAATCGCCGTGGCCGGCGCGTCCGGCCTGATCGGTACGGCTCTGGTGCGCTCACTGACCGCGGACGGGCACGAGGTGGTGCGGCTGGTACGCCGTACCCCCCGGGCGGACGACGAGGTCGAGTGGGACCCCGGACGGCAGTACGTGGACGCGGTGGGCCTCGCCGGCTGTGACGCCGTGGTGAACCTCGCGGGCGCCGGCATCGCCGACCACCGCTGGACCGACGCCTACAAGCGGACGATCCGCGACAGCCGGGTGCTCGGCACGGCCACGCTCGCGGAGGCCGTCGCCGCCCTCGACCGGCCGCCCCGGGTCTTCCTGAACGGCAGCGCCGTGGGCTTCTACGGGGACACGGGCCCGCGGGCCGTGGACGAGAGCGCGCCTCCCGCGGGCGGGTTCCTGCCCTCGGTGTGCGTGGCGTGGGAGGAGGCGGCGGCGCCCGCGCAGGAGGCGGGCGTGCGGACCGTCTTCGCCCGCACCGGGCTCGTGGTGGCCGCGAAGGGCGGCGCCTGGGGCCGGCTCTTCCCGCTGTTCAGGGCAGGTCTCGGCGGACGGATGGGCGACGGGCGGCAGTACTGGAGCTACATCGCGCTGCACGACCACGTGGCCGCGCTGCGCCACCTCCTCGACTCCGGGTCGCTGTCCGGGCCCTTCAACCTGACGGCCCCCGAGCCGCTCACCAACGCGGAGATCACGGCCGCCATGGGGCGCGTCCTGCACCGGCCCACCCTCTTCGCGGTGCCCGCGCCGGTGCTGAAGGCCGCGCTCGGCGAGATGGCCCAGGAGGTGCTGGGCAGCCAGCGCGTGCTGCCCACCCGGCTGCTGGAGTCGGGCTTCACCTTCGCGTTCCCGGGCATCGAGGAGACCGTCCGGGCGGCCCTGGCGTAG